In a single window of the Rhinolophus ferrumequinum isolate MPI-CBG mRhiFer1 chromosome 21, mRhiFer1_v1.p, whole genome shotgun sequence genome:
- the LRRC59 gene encoding leucine-rich repeat-containing protein 59 produces MTKAGSKGGNLRDKLDGNELDLSLSDLNEVPVKELAALPKATILDLSCNKLNTLPTEFCGLTHLVKLDLSKNKLQQLPADFGRLVNLQHLDLLNNRLVTLPVSFAQLKSLKWLDLKDNPLDPVLAKVAGDCLDEKQCKQCANKVLQHMKAMQADQEREKQRRLEVEREAEKKREAKQRAKEAQERELRKREKAEEKERRRKEYDALKASKREQEKKPKKETNQAPKSKSGSRPRKPPPRKHTRSWAVLKLLLLLLLCVAGGLVVCRVTELQQQPLCTSVNTIYDNAVRGLRSHHILQWVLQTDSQQ; encoded by the exons ATGACCAAGGCCGGTAGCAAGGGCGGGAACCTCCGCGACAAGCTGGACGGCAACGAGCTAGACCTGAGCCTCAGCGACCTGAATGAGGTCCCGGTCAAGGAGCTG GCTGCCCTCCCAAAAGCCACCATATTGGATCTGTCCTGCAATAAACTGAATACTCTACCG ACGGAGTTCTGTGGCCTCACACACCTGGTGAAGCTGGACCTGAGTAAGAACAAACTGCAGCAGTTGCCGGCTGACTTTGGCCGTCTGGTCAACCTCCAGCACCTAGATCTTCTCAACAACAGGCTGGTCACCCTGCCTGTCAGCTTCGCTCAGCTCAAG AGCCTGAAGTGGCTGGACCTGAAGGATAACCCCCTGGATCCTGTCCTGGCCAAAGTGGCAGGGGATTGCTTGGATGAGAAGCAGTGTAAACAGTGTGCCAACAAG GTGTTACAGCACATGAAGGCCATGCAGGCGGATCAGGAGCGAGAGAAGCAGCGGCGGCTGGAAGTGGAACGAG AGGCTGAGAAGAAGCGGGAGGCCAAGCAACGAGCTAAGGAGGCTCAGGAGCGGGAACTGCGGAAGCGGgagaaggcagaagagaaggaGCGCCGGAGAAAGGAGTACGATGCCCTCAAAGCATCCAAGCGGGAGCAGGAGAAGAAACCTAAGAAGGAAACAAATCAGGCCCCGA AATCTAAGTCTGGCTCTCGGCCCCGTAAGCCGCCGCCCCGGAAACACACCCGGTCCTGGGCTGTGctgaagctgctgctgctgctgctgctgtgtgtgGCTGGCGGGCTGGTGGTTTGCCGGGTGACAGAGCTGCAGCAGCAGCCCCTCTGCACCAGTGTGAACACCATCTACGACAATGCGGTCCGGGGTCTGCGCAGCCACCACATCCTCCAGTGGGTCCTGCAGACCGATTCCCAGCAGTGA
- the EME1 gene encoding crossover junction endonuclease EME1, with amino-acid sequence MALKKSSLSLESSESDSELLPVFAFLKKEPSSTKSEIVVVDASDSESSCPPSPTLNDPPRVPDTAETVTQTQPVRVLSSASEDEEELIPLAERLTCKFLTHKQLNPEASSFPVKRVWDHQNNEGASCEWKTQPFPKIPDVPVHDTTERCASNNKDPVADNRCHQLPGDQAPCPGQSNSLTGTKTNADIPLPQKRTKHNPKVQRRGSQGCQLWGRASQKEGAPRQQERKKAAALVNRLEAQRPEECLKHIVVLLDPVLLQTEGGGQLLGALQAMECCCVIEAQAVPCSITWRRRAGMAEDGEESWVEEPLVLVLLLTEAFVSMIYNFKQGSLGSTEKGKETLRSFVTDITARTAGKALSLAIMDQEKCFSAPKTPRRRKQRLANREQAKEKKKQRPPEANKGPVVSRVDMEEALVDLQLHTHAQARIVQSWKELADFTCMFTKAVAEAPFKKLRDQTSFSFCLESDWARGMKVDRAGRGLAQVWRRQIQQLNRVSLEMASAVVATYPSPQLLVQAYRRCFSEQERQNLLADIQVRRGEGVTSTSRRVGPQLSRRIYLQMTTLQPDLSLDSVD; translated from the exons ATGGCTCTAAAGAAATCCTCCCTCTCACTGGAATCCAGTGAGAGTGATTCTGAGTTGCTgccagtatttgcctttctcaagAAGGAACCATCTTCAACAAAGAGCGAGATTGTAGTGGTTGACGCCTCAGATTCTGAATCCTCTTGTCCTCCATCTCCAACGCTGAACGATCCACCACGTGTCCCAGACACAGCTGAAACTGTTACACAAACACAGCCAGTCAGAGTGCTAAGCAGTGCAAGTGAGGATGAGGAGGAACTTATTCCCCTGGCTGAGAGGCTCACATGTAAGTTTTTGACGCACAAGCAGCTGAACCCTGAGGCCTCTAGCTTCCCAGTTAAGAGAGTTTGGGATCATCAGAATAATGAAGGAGCATCGTGTGAGTGGAAAACGCAGCCCTTTCCAAAGATTCCTGATGTTCCCGTCCATGACACCACAGAGAGGTGTGCATCAAATAACAAGGACCCTGTGGCAGACAATCGATGCCATCAGCTGCCAGGCGACCAAGCTCCCTGCCCTGGCCAGAGCAACAGCTTGACAGGAACCAAAACAAATGCTGACATCCCCCTGCCTCAGAAGAGAACCAAGCATAATCCGAAGGTCCAGAGGAGAGGCTCTCAGGGATGCCAGCTGTGGGGACGAGCAAGCCAGAAGGAAGGCGCCCCGAGacaacaggaaaggaagaaggccGCGGCGCTGGTTAACAGGCTGGAAGCCCAGAGGCCGGAGGAGTGCCTAAAACACATCGTCGTGCTCCTGGATCCAG TGCTTTTACAGACGGAAGGTGGGGGCCAGCTCCTGGGAGCGCTGCAGGCCATGGAGTGCTGCTGTGTCATTGAGGCGCAGGCCGTGCCGTGCAGCATCACCTGGAGGAGAAGGGCCGGGATGGCTGAG GATGGAGAGGAGAGCTGGGTGGAGGAGCCGCTGGTCTTGGTGCTGCTCCTGACAGAGGCGTTTGTGTCCATGATCTACAACTTCAAGCAG GGAAGTCTGGGCAGCactgagaaagggaaggaaacactTCGGAGCTTTGTAACCGACATCACAGCAAGGACAGCAGGGAAGGCTCTGTCACTGGCGATTATGGATCAAGAGAAATGCTTCAG TGCTCCGAAAACTccaaggagaaggaaacagagactgGCAAACAGAGAACAGGccaaggagaaaaagaagcagagaCCGCCAGAGGCCAACAAAGGACCCGTGGTGTCCAGGGTTGACATGGAGGAG GCATTGGTGGATCTGCAACTACACACACATGCCCAGGCTCGGATTGTGCAGAGCTGGAAAGAGCTGGCCGACTTCACGTGCATGTTCACAAAGGCTGTGGCTGAGGCACCCTTCAA GAAGCTCCGAGATCAAACTAGCTTCTCCTTCTGCCTCGAGAGTGACTGGGCTAGAGGGATGAAGGTGGACCGTGCTGGTAGGGGACTTGCTCAGGTCTGGAGGAGACAGATTCAGCAGCTGAACCGAGTCAGCCTGGAAATGGCCAGTGCTGTTGTGGCCACCTATCCCTCCCCGCAGCTCCTGGTCCAG GCTTATAGGCGGTGTTTTTCGGAGCAAGAACGCCAGAATTTGCTTGCAGACATACAGGTGCGCCGTGGGGAAGGTGTGACATCCACCTCCCGCCGTGTTGGACCACAGCTGTCCCGGCGTATCTACCTTCAGATGACTACTCTGCAGCCAGATCTCTCTTTAGACAGTGTAGACTGA
- the MRPL27 gene encoding 39S ribosomal protein L27, mitochondrial isoform X1: MALGALVLRTRAAVTALLSPPQAAALAVRYASKKTGGSSKNLGGKSPGKRFGLKKMEGHYVHAGNIIATQRHFRWHPGAHVGLGKKKYLYALEEGVVRFTKEVYVPNPSNSEAVDLVTRLPKGAVLYKTFVHVVPAKPEGSFKLVAML, translated from the exons ATGGCGTTGGGGGCGCTGGTGCTGAGGACGCGGGCAGCTG TGACGGCCCTGCTGAGCCCCCCTCAGGCTGCAGCTCTTGCCGTCAGATATGCATCCAAGAAGACAGGTGGCAGCTCCAAAAACCTTGGTGGAAAGTCACCAGGCAAACGCTTTGGCCTCAAGAAAATGGAGG GTCACTATGTTCATGCTGGCAACATCATTGCGACTCAGCGCCACTTCCGCTGGCACCCAGGTGCCCAT gtggggctggggaagaAGAAGTATCTGTACGCTCTGGAGGAGGGCGTCGTCCGCTTCACTAAAGAGGTCTACGTGCCCAACCCCAGCAACTCGGAGGCTGTGGATCTGGTCACCAGGCTGCCCAAGGGTGCTGTGCTCTACAAGACGTTTGTCCACGTGGTTCCTGCCAAGCCTGAGGGCTCCTTCAAGCTGGTAGCTATGCTTTGA
- the MRPL27 gene encoding 39S ribosomal protein L27, mitochondrial isoform X2, which translates to MTALLSPPQAAALAVRYASKKTGGSSKNLGGKSPGKRFGLKKMEGHYVHAGNIIATQRHFRWHPGAHVGLGKKKYLYALEEGVVRFTKEVYVPNPSNSEAVDLVTRLPKGAVLYKTFVHVVPAKPEGSFKLVAML; encoded by the exons A TGACGGCCCTGCTGAGCCCCCCTCAGGCTGCAGCTCTTGCCGTCAGATATGCATCCAAGAAGACAGGTGGCAGCTCCAAAAACCTTGGTGGAAAGTCACCAGGCAAACGCTTTGGCCTCAAGAAAATGGAGG GTCACTATGTTCATGCTGGCAACATCATTGCGACTCAGCGCCACTTCCGCTGGCACCCAGGTGCCCAT gtggggctggggaagaAGAAGTATCTGTACGCTCTGGAGGAGGGCGTCGTCCGCTTCACTAAAGAGGTCTACGTGCCCAACCCCAGCAACTCGGAGGCTGTGGATCTGGTCACCAGGCTGCCCAAGGGTGCTGTGCTCTACAAGACGTTTGTCCACGTGGTTCCTGCCAAGCCTGAGGGCTCCTTCAAGCTGGTAGCTATGCTTTGA